Proteins co-encoded in one Polluticoccus soli genomic window:
- a CDS encoding MarR family winged helix-turn-helix transcriptional regulator: MSILEDIIKTKPIKDPYSRAFLNIMYTGTWLLSRINQVLKPFDLTEPQYNVLRILRGQQGEAMPLFEIQERMIQKMSNVSRLIDKLLEKGLVVRKECRDNRRKVDIMITKKGLDMLDAVEPNLNSLFDGVAKNLKKDDARLLGEMLDTLRKDL, translated from the coding sequence ATGTCGATCCTTGAAGATATCATCAAAACAAAGCCCATTAAAGACCCCTATTCCCGAGCTTTTCTAAACATCATGTACACCGGTACCTGGCTCCTTAGCCGCATTAACCAGGTGCTGAAGCCTTTTGACCTGACTGAACCTCAATATAATGTGCTACGCATCCTGCGCGGCCAGCAAGGTGAGGCTATGCCTTTGTTCGAGATCCAGGAACGGATGATCCAGAAAATGTCGAACGTATCGAGGCTGATAGACAAGTTGCTGGAAAAAGGACTGGTAGTGCGCAAAGAGTGCCGCGATAACAGGCGCAAGGTGGATATTATGATCACCAAAAAAGGCCTGGACATGCTGGATGCTGTTGAACCTAATCTCAATAGCCTGTTTGACGGGGTGGCTAAAAACCTGAAAAAAGATGACGCTCGCTTGTTAGGCGAAATGCTGGACACCTTGCGTAAAGACTTGTAA
- the aroQ gene encoding type II 3-dehydroquinate dehydratase, with protein sequence MLEIAIVNGPNLNLVGTREQDIYGNVPLDAFLDSLKQKYKDIAIRTYQSNVEGELIDYLHSCRGQVEGVILNGGGYTHTSIALADAIAAINIPVVEVHISNIYAREEYRQRSITASKCVGCITGLGLKGYALAIEYFIDKLASKTS encoded by the coding sequence ATGTTGGAGATAGCAATTGTTAACGGACCAAATCTAAACCTGGTTGGAACAAGGGAACAGGACATTTACGGGAATGTACCGCTCGATGCTTTTCTCGACAGTCTAAAGCAAAAATACAAAGATATCGCAATACGTACCTATCAATCAAACGTTGAGGGTGAACTGATAGACTATCTACATAGCTGCCGCGGACAAGTAGAGGGTGTTATCTTAAATGGTGGCGGTTACACCCATACCAGTATAGCCCTGGCAGATGCTATTGCCGCTATCAACATACCGGTTGTAGAAGTTCACATTTCCAATATCTACGCCCGCGAAGAATACCGCCAGCGCTCTATTACAGCCTCTAAGTGCGTTGGCTGCATAACAGGTCTTGGGCTAAAGGGCTATGCTCTGGCTATTGAATACTTCATCGACAAACTAGCCTCTAAAACCTCTTAA
- a CDS encoding RNA polymerase sigma factor encodes MSGTAIEIDDSIILASFKDEKTREVAFTQLVRKYQQRLYWHVRRMVVEHEDANDVLQNVFIKVWKNLENFKQESNLYTWLYRIATNETLTWLEQQKRRGSISLDDSESSVAGKLEAQKGFDANKLEWKLQQAIQSLPEKQRLVFNLRYYDEMPYEEMAGVLDTSVGSLKASYHHAVKKVEAYILNS; translated from the coding sequence ATGTCCGGAACGGCCATAGAAATTGACGACAGTATTATCCTGGCGTCATTCAAAGACGAGAAAACCCGTGAAGTAGCCTTCACACAATTGGTACGAAAATACCAGCAGCGGCTGTATTGGCATGTCCGCCGTATGGTAGTGGAACACGAGGATGCGAACGACGTATTGCAAAATGTGTTCATAAAAGTGTGGAAGAACCTGGAGAACTTTAAGCAGGAATCGAACCTGTACACCTGGCTATACCGCATTGCCACCAACGAGACGCTAACCTGGCTGGAGCAGCAAAAACGTCGCGGTTCCATATCGCTCGACGATTCAGAATCATCGGTAGCTGGTAAACTGGAAGCGCAAAAGGGATTTGATGCTAACAAGCTGGAGTGGAAACTGCAGCAAGCCATACAATCGCTGCCCGAAAAGCAGCGACTAGTCTTCAACCTAAGGTATTATGATGAAATGCCTTATGAAGAAATGGCTGGCGTATTAGATACATCGGTGGGCTCGCTCAAAGCGTCATACCACCATGCTGTTAAAAAAGTGGAAGCGTACATACTGAACAGTTAA
- the fmt gene encoding methionyl-tRNA formyltransferase yields the protein MPSLSDLRIVFYGTPDFAVASLDALVQARANVVAVVTAPDKPAGRGMQLNASAVKQYALEKGLSVLQPVKLKDPEFIAQLQSLKADLQVVVAFRMMPEGVWNMPPMGTINVHASLLPQYRGAAPINWAIINGETETGVTTFKLKHEIDTGDILLQKSTPIEPADNIGTLYERLMKMGGELLVETVKGLAEGTINEIPQQSVASSALKHAPKIFKETTLIDWDKPVLDIHNLVRGLSPYPVAYTMHNGKFLKIYISHAEAATHGKEPGTLDTDAKTYLRFAAKDGWLYLDELQQEGKKRMDVTSFLRGFRG from the coding sequence ATGCCTTCTTTATCCGATCTCCGCATTGTATTCTACGGCACGCCAGACTTTGCCGTTGCCTCGCTCGACGCCCTGGTTCAGGCCAGAGCAAACGTTGTAGCCGTTGTTACAGCGCCCGACAAGCCCGCAGGCCGCGGTATGCAGCTGAATGCCTCAGCAGTAAAACAATATGCCCTTGAAAAAGGGTTGTCGGTTTTACAGCCGGTCAAGCTAAAAGACCCAGAGTTTATTGCGCAACTGCAGAGCTTGAAGGCTGACCTACAAGTAGTGGTAGCATTCAGGATGATGCCTGAGGGGGTGTGGAATATGCCGCCAATGGGTACCATCAACGTCCATGCGTCGCTACTTCCGCAATACCGTGGTGCGGCGCCTATCAACTGGGCGATCATTAATGGTGAAACAGAAACTGGTGTAACAACCTTCAAACTGAAACACGAGATCGACACGGGCGATATACTGCTGCAAAAGAGTACTCCGATAGAACCCGCGGACAACATCGGTACCTTATACGAAAGGCTGATGAAAATGGGAGGCGAACTGTTGGTGGAAACTGTAAAAGGTCTTGCTGAAGGGACCATCAACGAGATCCCGCAGCAAAGTGTCGCTTCATCAGCATTGAAGCATGCGCCTAAGATATTTAAGGAAACTACCCTGATCGACTGGGACAAGCCTGTTCTTGATATCCATAACCTGGTAAGGGGGCTTTCTCCGTACCCGGTGGCGTATACTATGCACAACGGCAAGTTCCTAAAGATATACATCTCACACGCGGAAGCAGCCACACACGGAAAAGAGCCTGGGACGCTGGACACAGACGCTAAAACTTACCTGCGCTTTGCAGCTAAAGACGGCTGGTTGTATTTGGATGAACTGCAGCAGGAAGGCAAAAAGCGCATGGATGTTACCTCGTTCTTAAGAGGTTTTAGAGGCTAG
- a CDS encoding MBL fold metallo-hydrolase, translated as MAKIFPLSEGVFTIGHDKQFVPFDLEKDILTDRPTGSLLVEILPFLIVTSKDLIVFDTGLGFKNSDGVLQIHANIRACGYEPEQITKVLLSHLHKDHAGGVVYKDDNGLVKTTFANADYYIYRNEADFALKKGLPSYHPSEIEPLLSSSQVKWTDGEEGMIDGYIKYTHSGGHCPEHIVYLVDDNGHKIFFGGDEAPQLKQMKMKYVAKYDFDGKKAMALREQYAEQGHNEDWDFLFYHDVKTPVAKL; from the coding sequence ATGGCAAAGATATTCCCGTTATCCGAAGGCGTTTTTACGATTGGCCACGACAAGCAGTTTGTTCCTTTCGACCTGGAAAAAGATATTCTTACCGACCGGCCTACTGGCTCGTTGCTGGTAGAGATACTTCCTTTTCTTATTGTTACCTCAAAAGACCTGATCGTATTTGATACAGGTCTTGGCTTCAAGAACAGCGACGGCGTGTTGCAGATACATGCCAATATCCGCGCCTGTGGTTACGAGCCTGAGCAAATAACTAAAGTGTTGCTGTCGCATTTGCATAAAGACCACGCCGGTGGAGTAGTATACAAAGATGATAACGGGCTGGTAAAAACCACATTTGCCAATGCTGACTATTACATTTATCGTAACGAAGCAGATTTTGCATTGAAGAAAGGCTTGCCCTCATATCATCCATCAGAGATCGAGCCGCTGCTTTCCAGTAGCCAGGTGAAATGGACAGATGGCGAAGAAGGAATGATAGATGGCTACATCAAATACACGCATTCAGGCGGACATTGTCCTGAGCATATCGTGTACCTGGTAGATGACAACGGCCACAAGATATTTTTTGGTGGAGATGAGGCACCACAGCTGAAGCAGATGAAGATGAAGTACGTGGCCAAGTATGATTTTGATGGCAAAAAAGCAATGGCCCTGCGTGAGCAATATGCTGAGCAAGGCCATAACGAAGATTGGGATTTTCTTTTTTACCACGATGTGAAAACGCCGGTAGCAAAGCTTTAG